A window of the Streptomyces sp. JB150 genome harbors these coding sequences:
- a CDS encoding TetR family transcriptional regulator produces the protein MAARDSEATRTRIFEAAVAEFARHGIAGARIDRIASEAKANKQLIYAYFGNKAELFAHVLERKMLDLAASVPVDPDDIESWIDRLLDYHAAHPEVLRLLYWEGIEYGSAELPDETDRRAHYARKVAAVEDGQRRGVVTDAIPAPDLLLLLTALANWATVVPQMARILAGPDATDRDRLRASIKEAARRLVAP, from the coding sequence ATGGCAGCAAGGGACTCCGAGGCCACCAGGACCCGGATCTTCGAGGCGGCGGTCGCCGAGTTCGCCCGGCACGGCATCGCGGGCGCCCGCATCGACCGCATCGCGAGCGAGGCCAAGGCCAACAAGCAGCTCATCTACGCCTACTTCGGCAACAAGGCGGAGCTGTTCGCGCACGTCCTCGAGAGGAAGATGCTGGACCTCGCCGCCTCCGTCCCCGTCGACCCGGACGACATCGAGTCCTGGATCGACCGCCTCCTCGACTACCACGCCGCCCACCCCGAGGTCCTGCGCCTGCTCTACTGGGAAGGCATCGAGTACGGCTCCGCCGAACTGCCCGACGAGACGGACCGCCGCGCGCACTACGCCCGCAAGGTCGCCGCCGTCGAGGACGGTCAGCGCCGGGGCGTCGTCACCGACGCGATCCCGGCTCCCGACCTGCTGCTCCTGCTGACCGCCCTGGCCAACTGGGCCACCGTCGTCCCGCAGATGGCGCGCATCCTGGCGGGCCCGGACGCCACCGACCGCGACCGCCTCCGAGCCTCGATCAAGGAGGCGGCCCGCAGACTGGTGGCCCCATAG
- a CDS encoding MFS transporter codes for MRLPSASTQPRTAARTTPGTAARAASPAASGAPAPGPAPALFLTLLAVCSAVTAANIYLAAPLLTLIARDFGSTPSGVAWIASVAQFGYALGLLLFTPLGDSVNRRRLVSGLTVVTAVALVGAAAAPGSAVLAAAVLVASAATVIPQLLVPLVAERAPAERRARHVAALIAGLFTGIVAARVVGGLAGQAFGWRWVFAGAGALTLVLGLATALVLPAAHRPRTGSLFGGIAALPGLARRSPDLWRACVRQAGMFGAWSALWTSLALLLTGPEYGLSTATAGLFGLFGLTASVVAPLAGGLVDRFGAARVVRAAYLLAAVSVPLFWAGGHVLAALFAAAVAIHAALVASHVANQTLALTTTSAPATANTAYVVAGFTGGAAASALAGSAYTHFGWGGVCAVAGLWLLLGWGTTAVRR; via the coding sequence ATGCGCCTTCCGTCAGCGAGCACGCAGCCGCGCACCGCTGCCCGCACCACCCCCGGTACCGCTGCCCGCGCCGCTTCACCCGCCGCGTCAGGCGCCCCCGCCCCCGGCCCCGCCCCCGCCCTCTTCCTCACCCTCCTCGCCGTGTGCAGCGCGGTCACCGCCGCCAACATCTACCTGGCCGCCCCGCTGCTCACCCTCATCGCGCGCGACTTCGGCAGCACGCCCTCCGGCGTCGCCTGGATCGCCTCGGTCGCGCAGTTCGGCTACGCGCTCGGGCTGCTGCTCTTCACCCCGCTCGGCGACAGCGTGAACCGGCGCCGGCTGGTGTCGGGTCTCACCGTGGTCACCGCCGTCGCGCTGGTCGGCGCCGCGGCCGCCCCCGGCTCAGCCGTGCTCGCGGCGGCCGTCCTCGTCGCCTCCGCGGCGACCGTGATCCCCCAGCTGCTCGTCCCGCTGGTCGCCGAGCGCGCCCCCGCCGAGCGCCGGGCCCGCCATGTCGCGGCCTTGATCGCGGGGCTGTTCACCGGCATCGTCGCGGCCCGCGTGGTGGGCGGGCTGGCCGGGCAGGCCTTCGGGTGGCGCTGGGTGTTCGCGGGCGCGGGCGCCCTCACCCTCGTGCTGGGTCTGGCGACCGCGCTGGTCCTGCCCGCCGCGCACCGGCCGCGCACCGGCTCGCTGTTCGGCGGGATCGCCGCGCTGCCCGGACTCGCCCGCCGCTCGCCCGACCTGTGGCGGGCCTGCGTACGGCAGGCGGGGATGTTCGGCGCGTGGAGCGCGCTGTGGACCTCGCTGGCGCTGCTGCTGACCGGTCCGGAGTACGGCCTGTCCACCGCCACCGCCGGGCTGTTCGGCCTCTTCGGGCTGACCGCGAGTGTCGTCGCGCCGCTGGCGGGCGGGCTGGTGGACCGTTTCGGCGCCGCCCGGGTCGTACGGGCCGCGTATCTGCTGGCCGCCGTGTCCGTGCCGCTGTTCTGGGCCGGGGGACACGTCCTGGCGGCGCTGTTCGCCGCGGCGGTCGCGATCCACGCGGCGCTCGTCGCCTCGCACGTCGCCAACCAGACCCTGGCGCTGACCACCACCTCCGCCCCGGCCACCGCCAACACCGCGTACGTGGTCGCCGGTTTCACGGGCGGCGCCGCCGCCTCCGCGCTCGCGGGCTCCGCCTACACCCACTTCGGCTGGGGCGGGGTGTGCGCGGTGGCGGGGCTGTGGCTGCTGCTGGGCTGGG
- the cydB gene encoding cytochrome d ubiquinol oxidase subunit II: protein MELHNVWFVLIAVLWTGYFFLEGFDFGVGILTRLLARDRPEKRVLINTIGPVWDGNEVWLLTAGGATFAAFPEWYATLFSGFYLPLLLILVCLIIRGVAFEYRAKRPEEHWQRNWETAIFWTSLLPAFLWGVAFANIVRGVKIDRELEYVGTLGDLLNPYALLGGLVTLTLFTFHGAVFAALKTVGEIRERARELALRVGLLTTALALVFLLWTQVNSGNGKSLIALAVAVAALAVALAANRAGREGWAFTLSGLTIVATVAMFFLALFPNVMPSTLNPDWSLTVTNASSSPYTLKIMTWLAVLATPVVLLYQGWTYWVFRKRIGTQHIAPDAHSAPAAPSTPEAVH, encoded by the coding sequence ATGGAACTGCACAACGTCTGGTTCGTCCTGATCGCCGTCCTGTGGACCGGCTACTTCTTCCTGGAGGGCTTCGACTTCGGGGTCGGCATCCTCACCAGGCTGCTGGCCCGTGACCGGCCCGAGAAGCGGGTGCTGATCAACACGATCGGCCCCGTCTGGGACGGCAACGAGGTCTGGCTGCTCACCGCGGGCGGCGCCACCTTCGCCGCCTTCCCCGAGTGGTACGCCACCCTCTTCTCCGGCTTCTACCTGCCGCTGCTGCTCATCCTCGTCTGCCTGATCATCCGCGGTGTCGCCTTCGAGTACCGCGCCAAGCGGCCCGAGGAGCACTGGCAGCGCAACTGGGAGACGGCGATCTTCTGGACCTCGCTGCTCCCGGCGTTCCTGTGGGGTGTGGCCTTCGCGAACATCGTGCGGGGCGTGAAGATCGACCGGGAGCTGGAGTACGTCGGCACCCTCGGCGACCTGCTCAACCCGTACGCCCTGCTCGGCGGGCTGGTGACGCTGACGCTGTTCACCTTCCACGGCGCCGTCTTCGCGGCGCTGAAGACGGTCGGGGAGATCCGGGAGCGTGCCCGCGAGCTGGCGCTCCGGGTCGGTCTCCTCACGACCGCGCTCGCGCTGGTCTTCCTGCTGTGGACGCAGGTGAACAGCGGGAACGGCAAGAGCCTGATCGCCCTCGCCGTGGCGGTCGCCGCGCTGGCCGTGGCCCTCGCCGCGAACCGGGCGGGCCGCGAAGGCTGGGCGTTCACGCTCTCGGGGCTCACGATCGTGGCCACCGTGGCCATGTTCTTCCTGGCGCTCTTCCCGAACGTCATGCCGTCGACGCTGAACCCCGACTGGAGCCTGACGGTCACCAACGCCTCCTCCAGCCCGTACACCCTGAAGATCATGACCTGGCTGGCGGTCCTCGCGACGCCGGTGGTGCTGCTCTACCAGGGCTGGACGTACTGGGTGTTCCGCAAGCGGATCGGCACCCAGCACATCGCTCCCGACGCGCACAGCGCCCCAGCGGCGCCCTCCACCCCCGAAGCCGTCCACTGA
- a CDS encoding M23 family metallopeptidase — protein sequence MLSPRRQPRLFAVLVCALAVLAARPADVPGGSGAGTEVARLYQDAALATERYEQGRSEAEAQRAEAQRLEGLLERQRQEIAALHEDLGRIARAQYRDGGGLPLAAQMILADSPEELMRGQRAYSQADTAVNNAIAKSRRAEARLATDEAKAREAWQALEARNAERAAMKRSIEQKLEEARQRLQGEANASAAAGSCRGAVRLDQPEMNFTNDWVAPVETYALSAAFGSGGARWANRHTGQDFAVPIGTPVRAVGAGTVVRTSCGGAFGMEIVLEHPGGYYTQYAHLASIAVEQGEQVRTGQWIGQSGTTGNSTGPHLHFEVRVTPQLGSGIDPVPWLAARGVSLGWPATTRLGG from the coding sequence ATGCTCTCTCCTCGCCGTCAACCCCGGCTCTTCGCGGTGCTCGTGTGCGCGCTCGCCGTCCTGGCCGCCCGGCCCGCCGACGTTCCCGGCGGCTCCGGGGCCGGGACGGAGGTGGCGCGGCTGTACCAGGACGCGGCGCTGGCGACGGAGCGGTACGAGCAGGGGCGGAGCGAGGCGGAGGCGCAGCGCGCGGAGGCCCAGCGGCTGGAGGGGCTGCTGGAACGGCAGCGGCAGGAGATCGCGGCTCTCCACGAGGACCTGGGGCGGATCGCCCGCGCCCAGTATCGCGACGGCGGGGGACTCCCGCTCGCCGCGCAGATGATCCTGGCGGACAGCCCGGAGGAGCTGATGCGCGGTCAGCGGGCGTACTCACAGGCCGATACGGCAGTGAACAACGCGATCGCCAAGAGCCGCCGCGCGGAGGCCCGGCTGGCCACCGACGAGGCGAAGGCGCGGGAGGCCTGGCAGGCGCTGGAGGCACGGAACGCCGAACGCGCGGCGATGAAAAGGTCCATCGAGCAGAAGCTGGAGGAGGCGCGGCAGCGGCTGCAGGGCGAGGCGAACGCCTCCGCGGCGGCGGGCAGCTGCCGGGGCGCGGTGCGACTGGACCAGCCGGAGATGAACTTCACGAACGACTGGGTCGCGCCGGTGGAGACCTACGCCCTCTCCGCGGCGTTCGGCAGCGGCGGGGCGCGGTGGGCCAACCGGCACACCGGGCAGGACTTCGCGGTGCCGATCGGCACACCGGTGCGGGCGGTCGGCGCGGGCACGGTGGTGCGGACCTCCTGCGGCGGGGCCTTCGGCATGGAGATCGTGCTGGAGCACCCGGGCGGCTACTACACGCAGTACGCCCACCTGGCGTCCATCGCTGTCGAGCAGGGCGAGCAGGTCCGGACCGGCCAGTGGATCGGCCAGTCCGGCACGACCGGCAACTCCACGGGGCCGCATCTGCACTTCGAGGTTCGGGTCACCCCGCAGCTGGGCTCGGGGATCGACCCGGTGCCCTGGCTGGCGGCGCGCGGCGTGTCCCTCGGCTGGCCCGCCACCACCCGCCTCGGCGGCTAG
- a CDS encoding RNA 2'-phosphotransferase: protein MDERRTVKVSKYLSKHLRHQPERIGLELDEGGWVEIDTLIAAAAAHGFRFSRAELEHVVATNDKQRFAVEGTRIRASQDHSVEVDLGLPAVAPPPYLYHGTVARALDAIRAEGLRAMNRHDVHLSADRETATRVGARRGPPVVLAVDAGAMHRDGHEFRVSANGVWLTRAVPPRYLRFPERH from the coding sequence ATGGATGAGAGACGCACCGTGAAGGTGTCGAAGTACCTCTCGAAGCATCTGCGGCACCAGCCGGAGCGGATCGGGCTGGAGCTGGACGAGGGGGGATGGGTCGAGATCGACACCCTGATCGCGGCCGCCGCCGCGCACGGGTTCCGCTTCAGCCGCGCGGAACTGGAGCATGTCGTCGCCACGAACGACAAGCAGCGGTTCGCGGTCGAGGGCACCCGGATCCGGGCCAGCCAGGACCACAGCGTCGAGGTGGACCTGGGCCTGCCGGCGGTCGCGCCGCCGCCGTACCTCTATCACGGGACCGTGGCCCGCGCCCTGGACGCGATCCGCGCGGAAGGGCTGCGGGCGATGAACCGGCACGACGTGCACCTCTCCGCCGACCGGGAGACCGCGACGCGGGTGGGCGCCCGCAGGGGCCCGCCGGTGGTGCTCGCGGTGGACGCCGGGGCGATGCACCGGGACGGTCATGAGTTCCGGGTCAGCGCGAACGGAGTGTGGCTGACGCGCGCGGTGCCGCCGCGGTATCTGCGGTTCCCGGAGCGGCACTGA
- a CDS encoding SSI family serine proteinase inhibitor — translation MLRITTPHTVRRLLVAAGASLAALGSLAAAPTAAAIPAPSPVLPPPLQGVERTGGDHHLTVTVRGAGGGADGTFRVDCHPAGGDHPDVAGACRAVDRNTRWGREPFAPVAEGSVCTMQYGGSATARVTGTWAGRPVDATFDRSNGCEIDRWNRLVPLLPDLST, via the coding sequence ATGTTGCGGATCACCACCCCCCACACGGTCCGGCGGCTGCTCGTCGCCGCCGGCGCTTCCCTCGCCGCGCTCGGCTCGCTCGCCGCAGCGCCCACCGCCGCCGCCATCCCGGCCCCGTCGCCCGTGCTGCCGCCGCCCCTCCAGGGCGTCGAGCGGACCGGCGGCGATCACCACCTCACCGTCACCGTCCGGGGCGCCGGCGGCGGAGCGGACGGAACCTTTCGGGTCGACTGCCACCCGGCGGGCGGCGACCACCCCGACGTGGCCGGCGCCTGCCGCGCGGTCGACCGGAACACCCGGTGGGGCCGCGAGCCCTTCGCCCCGGTCGCCGAGGGCAGCGTCTGCACCATGCAGTACGGCGGCTCCGCCACCGCCCGTGTCACCGGGACGTGGGCCGGACGCCCCGTCGATGCCACGTTCGACCGCAGCAACGGCTGCGAGATCGACCGCTGGAACCGGCTCGTGCCGTTGCTGCCCGACCTGAGCACATAA
- the cydD gene encoding thiol reductant ABC exporter subunit CydD → MKPIDPRLLRYARATRFFLVAVVGLGALGAGLVIAQAMLIAETVVGAFQHGMTVTELRTPLLLLAAVACGRALVGWLTELAAHRASAAVKSELRGRLLERSAALGPGWLSGQRTGSLVALATRGVDALDDYFARYLPQLGLAVVVPVAVLARIVTEDWVSAAIIVGTLPLIPVFMVLIGWATQSRMDRQWRLLSRLSGHFLDVVAGLPTLKVFGRAKAQAESIRRITGEYRKATLRTLRIAFLSSFALELLATLSVALVAVTIGMRLVHGEMDLYIGLVILILAPEAYLPLRQVGAQYHAAAEGLAAAEEIFSVLQTPVPASGTAPVPDGPLTFENVTVRYPGRTTDAVCGVSLTIAPGETVALVGPSGAGKSTLLSVALGFVRPTAGRVRTGEADLADVDLEQWRARIAWVPQRPHLYAGTIAENVRLARPDADDEALRRALRDAGALEFVDALPQGVDTVLGEDGAGLSAGQRQRLALARAFLADRPVLLLDEPTAALDGATEAEIVAAVRRLAAGRTVLLVVHRPALLDVADRVVRLAGADACGDTVTGRSAGQGVRPAETDPVSGTAVEDPTTASASATAATASVSTTVTTAPASATAAVAPGTPAAAGGVLARVRAMSGARRGRLVLALLLGSLALGSAVGLMATSGWLISRASQQPPVLYLIVAVTATRAFGIGRAVFRYAERLVSHDAVLRMLADTRVAVYRRLERLAPAGLRGTRRGDLLSRLVADVDALQDYWLRWLLPAGAAVAVSAASVGFTAWLLPEAGAVLAAGLLAAGAGVPLITGAVARRAERRLAPARGVLATRVADLLTGTAELTVAGALPDRTADARRADAELTRIASRAATATALGDGLIALISGLTVAAAALTGVQAVADGRLNGVALAVVVLTPLAAFEAVLGLPLAVQYRQRVRRGAERVYEVLDAPEPVREPRRPRQAPATPFPLILRDLAARHPGQDRSALAGLDLTLERGRRIAVVGASGSGKTTLAQVLLRFLDSRAGSYTLAGVDAYALGGDDVRRLVGLCAQDAHLFDSTVRENLLLARRDATEAELRDALARARLLDWADSLPDGLDTLVGEHGARLSGGQRQRLALARALLADFPVLVLDEPAEHLDLPTADALTADLLAATEGRTTLLITHRLAGLEDVDEVIVLDAGRVVQRGPYAELAAADGPLREMAAREAAAEPLTAAREAAAEPLTVA, encoded by the coding sequence GTGAAACCGATCGATCCGCGGCTGCTCCGTTACGCCCGTGCCACCCGGTTCTTCCTGGTGGCGGTCGTCGGCCTGGGAGCCCTCGGTGCCGGGCTGGTCATCGCGCAGGCGATGCTCATCGCCGAGACGGTGGTGGGCGCCTTCCAGCACGGGATGACGGTCACCGAACTGCGCACCCCGCTGCTGCTGCTGGCGGCGGTCGCCTGCGGCCGTGCCCTGGTCGGCTGGCTCACCGAACTGGCCGCACACCGGGCGAGCGCGGCGGTGAAGTCGGAGCTGCGGGGACGGCTGCTGGAACGGTCGGCGGCGCTCGGTCCGGGATGGCTGAGCGGACAGCGCACCGGTTCGCTGGTGGCGCTGGCCACGCGGGGAGTCGACGCCCTCGACGACTACTTCGCGCGGTACCTGCCCCAGCTGGGGCTCGCGGTGGTCGTCCCGGTGGCGGTGCTGGCGCGGATCGTCACCGAGGACTGGGTGTCGGCGGCGATCATCGTCGGCACCCTGCCGCTCATCCCGGTCTTCATGGTGCTGATCGGCTGGGCCACCCAGTCCCGGATGGACCGTCAGTGGCGGCTGCTGTCCCGGCTGTCCGGGCACTTCCTGGACGTGGTCGCCGGACTGCCGACGCTGAAGGTGTTCGGGCGGGCCAAGGCCCAGGCCGAGTCGATCAGGCGCATCACCGGTGAGTACCGCAAGGCGACCCTGCGCACCCTGCGGATCGCCTTCCTCTCCTCCTTCGCGCTGGAGCTGCTGGCCACCCTCTCGGTGGCCCTGGTCGCGGTGACGATCGGCATGCGGCTCGTGCACGGCGAGATGGACCTGTACATCGGCCTGGTCATCCTCATCCTCGCGCCCGAGGCCTATCTGCCGCTCCGGCAGGTCGGCGCCCAGTACCACGCGGCGGCGGAGGGCCTGGCGGCCGCCGAGGAGATCTTCTCGGTACTGCAGACCCCCGTGCCGGCCTCGGGCACCGCCCCCGTCCCGGACGGCCCGCTGACCTTCGAGAACGTGACCGTCCGCTATCCCGGCCGCACGACGGACGCCGTCTGCGGCGTCTCCCTCACCATCGCACCCGGCGAGACGGTCGCACTCGTCGGCCCGAGCGGCGCGGGCAAGTCGACGCTGCTCAGCGTCGCGCTGGGATTCGTACGGCCCACCGCGGGCCGCGTGCGCACCGGGGAAGCCGATCTCGCCGACGTGGACCTGGAGCAGTGGCGCGCGCGGATCGCCTGGGTGCCGCAGCGACCGCATCTGTACGCCGGGACGATCGCCGAGAACGTCCGGCTGGCCCGCCCCGACGCCGACGACGAGGCCCTGCGCCGGGCGCTGCGGGACGCGGGCGCGCTGGAGTTCGTCGACGCCCTTCCCCAGGGTGTGGACACCGTGCTGGGAGAGGACGGGGCCGGACTGTCCGCCGGCCAGCGCCAGCGGCTCGCCCTTGCCCGCGCGTTCCTCGCCGACCGGCCCGTGCTGCTGCTGGACGAGCCGACGGCCGCGCTGGACGGGGCCACGGAGGCGGAGATCGTCGCGGCGGTCCGGCGACTGGCGGCCGGACGCACCGTGCTGCTCGTGGTGCACCGGCCGGCGCTGTTGGACGTGGCGGACCGGGTCGTACGGCTGGCCGGGGCGGACGCGTGCGGGGACACGGTGACGGGCCGCTCGGCCGGTCAGGGAGTACGCCCCGCCGAGACGGACCCCGTCTCGGGCACCGCCGTCGAGGACCCCACCACCGCTTCCGCTTCCGCCACGGCCGCCACCGCTTCCGTGTCCACCACGGTCACCACCGCACCCGCTTCCGCCACGGCCGCCGTCGCTCCCGGCACGCCCGCCGCCGCTGGCGGCGTCCTCGCGCGTGTCCGCGCCATGTCCGGCGCCCGCCGGGGCCGCCTCGTCCTCGCGCTGCTGCTCGGCAGCCTCGCGCTCGGCAGTGCCGTCGGACTGATGGCCACCTCCGGCTGGCTCATCTCCCGTGCCTCGCAGCAGCCGCCCGTGCTGTATCTCATAGTGGCCGTGACGGCCACGCGGGCCTTCGGGATCGGCCGGGCGGTGTTCCGGTACGCCGAGCGGCTGGTGTCGCACGACGCGGTGCTGCGGATGCTGGCCGACACCCGGGTCGCCGTCTACCGGCGCCTGGAGCGGCTGGCGCCCGCGGGCCTGCGCGGCACCCGCCGGGGCGACCTGCTCTCCCGGCTCGTCGCCGACGTCGACGCCCTCCAGGACTACTGGCTGCGCTGGCTGCTGCCCGCCGGAGCCGCCGTCGCGGTCTCCGCCGCCTCCGTCGGCTTCACCGCCTGGCTGCTGCCCGAGGCCGGTGCCGTCCTCGCCGCCGGTCTGCTGGCGGCGGGCGCCGGGGTTCCGCTGATCACGGGCGCCGTGGCCCGCCGCGCCGAGCGCCGGCTCGCCCCCGCCCGGGGCGTCCTCGCGACCCGCGTGGCCGACCTGCTCACCGGCACCGCCGAGCTGACCGTCGCGGGCGCCCTGCCCGACCGTACCGCCGACGCCCGGCGGGCCGACGCCGAGCTGACCCGGATCGCCTCCCGCGCGGCCACCGCCACCGCCCTCGGTGACGGGCTCATCGCGCTGATCTCGGGTCTGACCGTGGCAGCCGCCGCGCTCACGGGCGTCCAGGCCGTCGCCGACGGACGGCTGAACGGTGTCGCGCTGGCCGTGGTCGTGCTCACGCCGCTGGCCGCGTTCGAGGCGGTCCTCGGGCTGCCGCTCGCCGTGCAGTACCGGCAGCGGGTGCGCCGCGGCGCGGAGCGCGTGTACGAGGTGCTGGACGCGCCCGAGCCGGTACGGGAACCGCGGCGCCCCCGGCAGGCGCCCGCGACCCCGTTCCCACTAATCCTGCGGGACCTGGCCGCCCGCCACCCCGGGCAGGACCGGAGCGCGCTCGCCGGGCTGGACCTGACGCTGGAGCGGGGCCGCCGGATCGCGGTGGTCGGCGCCTCGGGCTCCGGCAAGACCACGCTGGCGCAGGTGCTGCTGCGGTTCCTGGATTCCCGCGCCGGCTCGTACACGCTGGCCGGTGTGGACGCGTACGCCCTCGGCGGCGACGACGTACGACGGCTCGTCGGGCTGTGCGCCCAGGACGCGCACCTCTTCGACAGCACCGTGCGCGAGAACCTGCTGCTCGCCCGGCGGGACGCCACGGAGGCGGAACTGCGGGACGCGTTGGCCCGGGCCAGGCTGCTGGACTGGGCCGACAGCCTGCCCGACGGGCTGGACACGCTGGTCGGCGAGCACGGGGCCCGGCTCTCCGGCGGCCAGCGACAGCGGCTCGCCCTCGCGCGGGCGCTGCTCGCCGACTTCCCGGTGCTCGTCCTCGACGAGCCGGCCGAGCATCTGGACCTGCCCACTGCCGACGCGCTCACCGCGGACCTGCTGGCCGCCACCGAGGGCCGTACGACCCTGCTCATCACGCACCGGCTGGCCGGGCTGGAGGACGTGGACGAGGTCATCGTGCTGGACGCCGGACGGGTGGTGCAGCGCGGGCCGTACGCGGAACTGGCCGCGGCGGACGGCCCGCTGCGCGAAATGGCGGCGCGGGAAGCCGCTGCGGAACCGCTGACGGCGGCGCGGGAGGCGGCAGCGGAACCGCTGACGGTGGCATGA
- a CDS encoding LLM class flavin-dependent oxidoreductase, with amino-acid sequence MSLRLSTVILPYRRWHEGTKEAWQRAEQLGFHTAYIYDHLSWRSFRDGPWFGAVPTLTAAAAVTERLRLGTLVTSPNFRHPVTLAKELISLDDISGGRITLGVGAGGTGFDATALGQEPWTPRERADRFAEFVPLLDRLLTEDSVTHEGAFYSAHEARNIPGCVQRPRLPFAIAATGPRGLKLAARYGQAWVTTGDPKLYENGTPEQSLAALRGQIDKLAAACAAIGRDVTALDKVLLTGFTPDRGRPLESLDAFVDFAGRHRELGFTEIVIHWPIPGSDFAAEQKVFEQIAMEAPAQLA; translated from the coding sequence ATGAGTCTGCGCCTGAGCACCGTGATCCTCCCGTACCGCCGTTGGCACGAAGGGACCAAGGAGGCTTGGCAGCGCGCGGAGCAGCTCGGCTTCCACACCGCCTACATCTACGACCATCTGTCCTGGCGCAGCTTCCGAGACGGCCCCTGGTTCGGTGCCGTGCCCACGCTGACCGCCGCCGCGGCGGTGACCGAGCGGCTGCGGCTGGGCACGCTGGTGACCTCGCCGAACTTCCGGCACCCGGTGACCCTCGCCAAGGAGCTGATCTCCCTCGACGACATCTCCGGCGGCCGGATCACCCTCGGTGTCGGCGCGGGCGGCACCGGCTTCGACGCCACCGCGCTCGGCCAGGAGCCCTGGACGCCGCGTGAGCGGGCCGACCGGTTCGCCGAGTTCGTGCCCCTGCTCGACCGTCTCCTCACCGAGGACTCGGTGACGCACGAGGGCGCGTTCTACTCGGCGCACGAAGCCCGGAACATCCCCGGCTGCGTGCAGCGCCCCCGGCTGCCCTTCGCCATCGCGGCCACCGGCCCGCGCGGCCTGAAGCTCGCCGCCCGGTACGGGCAGGCCTGGGTGACGACCGGCGACCCGAAGCTGTACGAGAACGGCACGCCCGAGCAGTCGCTCGCGGCCCTCCGCGGGCAGATCGACAAGCTGGCCGCCGCCTGCGCGGCGATCGGCCGGGACGTGACCGCGCTCGACAAGGTGCTTCTCACCGGGTTCACCCCGGACCGCGGCCGGCCCCTGGAGTCCCTCGACGCGTTCGTCGATTTCGCCGGCCGCCACCGTGAGCTGGGCTTCACGGAGATCGTGATCCACTGGCCGATCCCCGGCTCGGACTTCGCCGCCGAGCAGAAGGTGTTCGAGCAGATCGCCATGGAGGCACCGGCACAGCTGGCCTGA
- a CDS encoding HAD hydrolase family protein — MRENGRVTSATRQPETPAPAIPPRLIATDLDGTLLRDDKSVSPRTVAALAAAEEAGIEVFFVTGRPARWMDVVSDHVHGHGLAICGNGAAVVDLHGGPGTHRFVKVRELARENALDAVRLLRDAAPGTVFAVEQTYGFYQEPDYPKLHMEIPDALAPAEQLLAADAPGAGEPVLKILAYHPTLDPDGFLTLARLAIGERANVTRSSPSALLEISGPDVSKASTLALCCAERGISHEEVVAFGDMPNDVEMLTWAGRSYAMGNAHPDVVAAASGRTVANNDDGVAVVIERLLAERR, encoded by the coding sequence ATGCGCGAGAATGGCCGGGTGACCTCAGCGACTCGACAGCCCGAGACCCCGGCCCCCGCGATACCGCCCCGGCTGATCGCCACCGACCTCGACGGCACGCTGCTGCGCGACGACAAGTCGGTGTCCCCGCGCACGGTCGCCGCCCTCGCCGCCGCCGAGGAGGCGGGAATCGAGGTCTTCTTCGTCACCGGCCGCCCCGCCCGCTGGATGGACGTCGTCAGCGACCATGTCCACGGCCACGGCCTGGCGATCTGCGGCAACGGCGCCGCCGTGGTCGACCTGCACGGCGGTCCCGGCACCCACCGGTTCGTGAAGGTGCGCGAGCTGGCCCGGGAGAACGCGCTGGACGCCGTACGGCTGCTGCGGGACGCGGCGCCCGGCACGGTGTTCGCCGTGGAGCAGACGTACGGCTTCTACCAGGAGCCGGACTATCCCAAGCTGCACATGGAGATCCCGGACGCGCTCGCGCCCGCCGAGCAGCTGCTGGCGGCCGACGCACCCGGGGCCGGCGAGCCGGTGCTGAAGATCCTCGCCTACCACCCCACGCTCGACCCGGACGGCTTCCTCACCCTGGCCCGCCTCGCCATCGGCGAGCGCGCCAACGTCACCCGCTCCAGCCCCAGCGCCCTGCTGGAGATCAGCGGTCCGGACGTCTCCAAGGCCAGCACGCTCGCCCTGTGCTGCGCCGAGCGCGGCATCTCCCACGAGGAGGTCGTCGCGTTCGGGGACATGCCGAACGACGTCGAGATGCTGACCTGGGCCGGCCGGTCGTACGCCATGGGCAACGCCCACCCCGACGTGGTCGCGGCGGCGTCGGGCCGGACGGTCGCCAACAACGACGACGGTGTGGCGGTCGTGATCGAGCGGCTGCTGGCCGAGCGCCGCTGA